From a single Ferroacidibacillus organovorans genomic region:
- a CDS encoding M15 family metallopeptidase: protein MEAFILRFVRKKRWIIIFALVVVTVIGYHRSLSRLIENHVLLGLQKAVSIQSSKKEGQGVASKSIRTHTKSSGTVHSNLFGSLQTVRDPSSQLVLVNKENRLPSGYVPSDLVVPSVPFLYGARDAEFRLMRKVAALALARMFAAAKQDGVFMDGVSAYRSYATQASLFAQYVQQYGKLAAEQFSALPGESEHETGLAIDVSGSSGRCAVQSCFSKTPQAIWLQKHAATYGFIIRYPKGKQAITGYEYEPWHIRYVGILPAKYIVGHNITFEQYVAMMNGKTQPKSSL, encoded by the coding sequence GTGGAGGCGTTCATTTTGCGGTTTGTTCGTAAAAAACGGTGGATTATCATTTTCGCGCTGGTGGTCGTTACCGTTATAGGGTATCATCGTTCTCTTTCTCGCTTGATAGAAAACCACGTTTTGCTTGGATTACAAAAAGCGGTTTCGATTCAAAGTTCCAAAAAGGAGGGGCAAGGGGTAGCCAGTAAATCGATTCGAACTCATACGAAATCGAGTGGAACAGTACATTCCAATTTATTTGGCTCATTGCAAACTGTCAGAGATCCGTCGAGTCAATTGGTTCTTGTAAATAAAGAAAATCGCTTGCCCAGTGGGTATGTACCGAGTGATCTTGTTGTCCCGAGTGTACCATTTCTGTACGGTGCGCGAGATGCTGAGTTTCGTTTAATGAGGAAAGTAGCGGCACTTGCGCTAGCGAGAATGTTTGCTGCCGCAAAGCAAGATGGCGTCTTTATGGATGGAGTTTCCGCCTATCGGTCGTATGCGACACAAGCATCCCTTTTTGCACAGTATGTTCAACAGTATGGAAAATTGGCGGCAGAGCAATTTAGCGCGCTGCCTGGAGAGAGTGAACATGAGACTGGTCTTGCCATTGATGTCTCTGGAAGCAGTGGACGTTGCGCTGTTCAAAGTTGCTTTTCAAAGACCCCGCAAGCCATCTGGTTACAAAAACATGCGGCGACATATGGATTTATCATTCGATATCCTAAAGGAAAACAAGCGATAACGGGTTATGAATATGAACCATGGCATATTCGTTATGTGGGAATTCTTCCTGCAAAATATATCGTGGGGCATAATATAACGTTTGAACAGTACGTAGCCATGATGAATGGTAAGACTCAACCGAAATCATCACTTTGA
- a CDS encoding DUF4396 domain-containing protein, producing the protein MMKIAWILITLYLGFIGIWLYHRSCREPEPGTHDAFVAPMWKQSVGSVMHCVAGDALGIVAASTVATWLRLPESQSMVVEYIAGFLMGWLFFQTIPMMKMNGTTFKHELKTAFFAEFLSLTFMVIGMFPTMAYFMRIWHVMSAVDLRFWLIMSISILIGSIVTYPINWWMVRRGMKHGMGSSHVLGHGGNHGLHQEVHTSEHDKDVAVHHKLSHKH; encoded by the coding sequence ATGATGAAAATCGCATGGATATTAATTACGCTTTACCTCGGATTCATCGGAATTTGGCTATACCACCGTAGTTGTCGCGAGCCAGAACCGGGCACTCACGATGCATTTGTTGCGCCGATGTGGAAGCAGTCGGTAGGTTCTGTCATGCATTGCGTAGCTGGTGACGCGTTAGGGATTGTCGCTGCATCGACTGTTGCGACTTGGTTAAGGTTACCCGAGTCTCAGAGCATGGTGGTTGAGTACATCGCTGGCTTTTTAATGGGATGGCTGTTTTTCCAAACGATTCCTATGATGAAAATGAACGGAACAACATTTAAACATGAATTGAAAACTGCCTTTTTTGCGGAATTTTTATCATTGACCTTTATGGTGATTGGCATGTTTCCGACGATGGCGTACTTTATGAGGATTTGGCATGTCATGTCTGCTGTAGATCTTCGATTCTGGCTGATCATGTCGATTAGCATTTTGATTGGATCAATTGTAACGTATCCAATCAATTGGTGGATGGTTCGCCGTGGAATGAAACACGGAATGGGTAGTTCACATGTATTGGGACATGGCGGAAATCATGGTCTTCATCAGGAAGTGCACACTTCGGAACATGACAAGGATGTCGCTGTTCATCATAAATTGTCGCATAAGCACTAA